A single genomic interval of Macadamia integrifolia cultivar HAES 741 chromosome 6, SCU_Mint_v3, whole genome shotgun sequence harbors:
- the LOC122080941 gene encoding F-box protein GID2-like, which translates to MKRPLDADEDPAVDTEKKKKRKGDLEEEESQETGFVHLDEDLLFEVLKHVDARSLATASCVNKQWYKTAQDERLWEMICTRHWANTGCGTQQLRSVVLALGGFRRLHSHCLWPLLKPPSLPSPSPLPSSSASSSSSPSSSSTSSFPPALPSPVLPSKSPIHWGKDEVQLSLSLLSIRYFEKMNVNNRGSR; encoded by the coding sequence ATGAAGCGACCACTTGACGCCGACGAAGATCCGGCGGTGGATaccgagaagaagaagaaaaggaagggagATTTGGAAGAGGAGGAGAGTCAGGAGACGGGTTTTGTGCATCTGGATGAGGATCTTCTGTTTGAGGTGCTCAAGCACGTTGACGCGCGTTCACTCGCCACCGCTTCCTGTGTTAACAAACAGTGGTACAAGACTGCGCAAGACGAGAGGTTGTGGGAGATGATCTGTACCCGTCACTGGGCCAATACCGGCTGCGGCACTCAACAGCTCCGTTCTGTCGTTTTAGCTCTTGGTGGTTTCCGTCGACTCCACTCTCACTGCCTCTGGCCTCTCCTTAAGCCCCCTTCGCTACCGTCGCCTTCGCCTTTGCCCTCTTCATCAGCATCATCGTCGTCctcaccatcttcttcttctacttcgtCTTTTCCTCCTGCGTTGCCTTCTCCAGTTCTGCCATCGAAGTCACCGATCCACTGGGGAAAGGACGAGGTtcaactctccctctctctcctctctattCGCTATTTCGAGAAGATGAATGTCAACAACAGAGGAAGCCGATGA